In the genome of Harpia harpyja isolate bHarHar1 chromosome 8, bHarHar1 primary haplotype, whole genome shotgun sequence, the window TCGCTAGTCATAAATGAGCCCTCATAAGCTTCGCAGGGGCATATATGCTCCTGGGAATGTATTTTATAGCTGTAATTTAAGCTTTGCTTGTAATTTGAAAACTGCAGTAAAATTTTGTCATCAGAAAATAAGGGGTTTCCATATTTGCTATTAGAAGCTATTTACTTAGAAATAATTAGCATAGAGAACATTTGTTTTATTATGTCTGTGGATTTCTATCAGAATGATGGGCTTTTGGATAACACACGAGCTTGGAAATGCTCCGTTATGTCCTCAGGGTAATATAAATCCCTCAGAGGAGATAACGCACCACCGGAAGAACATGGTAATGAGGTAaggcaaacagaaacaaaagataaTTACATTAGAGAATATGCCTTAGACAAAATGCACCATTACAACCCATCAAAGCGAAGTAAAATGAAGACTGCAAGCTGACTTCcagtttattatttttacctTCCCATAAATCCACTGTCTGGAAAATATCTGTTGTTCTTACTCCGTAGATTTCAGCAGCTTTTAAGAACTGAGAAATTTGTTCCATCTGCTTGAAAGCCATTTTTGATTCAGAGATCTTTGCAATGGGCTCATTTCCCTTTGGATGTAAACTGTTTATTAACTTGCATAACAGCTGAGagacaaatacagaaacaaaattagaaaGCAGTCACCAAACTAGAAGGCAATTTCTGCACATGAAATGatgctgcaaaatgcttttgACCTGGCCAGTTTCTGTCAGGGACATAATTTCTTCAATTAAAATCAAAGAAGTGAATTGATAATACTCAAAGTATATTAGAAATGCATTAAAGCTTTCATTAACTGATGGCAATAGCCTGACCATATAAATCCTAATCTGCTAGAAACAACAAAGCAATCACTGGTAAAGGTTATATAACAACTGACAGAGAAGAAACCACATGCCCGAGCCAAAAAAATAAGCAATGTCAATAGAAATATTGTTAAAGTCACATTGGCAGAGAATCAACGATTAGCGTATTCTTACAGCCCACTGCAAACAGCAGCATCTGCCTGTTGTTCAATAAACCAATGGAATACAATGTTTCAGCTACAGAATTATTCCCAAGAAGCAAACAATTATGACATAATGCAATCCTTCAAATTTTCTATATCTCTTCACATTTCCCTGTTGACACTGATTATTTCTTAAAGAGAAAAGTATACATCTGATTTTAAAACAGATCTCATTTAACTGTATGAGAAAAGGTGCTGAAGGAATGAGTCATACTCATATATAACATGCATGACTCATAAGAATCATAAGTACTGTGCTAATTCCAGTGCactagtaaaataattttcttctgagatttGGACTCCTGgtcaaaaggaaataaatcagaTACTAAGATCTATATTTTTGCACTGGCCATGAGCTCTGACCAATATAGCTAGATGAAGACAAAACCCAAGGACACTGTGCATATGAACACATGCAAGTATATAGTTGAACAAAACACTTACCGTTCCATCCATCAACCAGGTCTGAAAATGTTGCCTTCCAGGAGGAGGGTGCTCTATCTGTTCTCCACACTGTACAATAATCCAGTTCACCAGCCTAGACTCTAATTCCGGGTCATATTTCTGTTCAATCTTTTCCTGAACTTCTCGGCTTAAGCCATAGCTTGGTCCTCTGTTAGCCATCTCTGGAACCAAAGCAGAACTTACTTAGTGGATAGAGTCCTGATCTGCAGCTTTGAAGTCCGCACCggaaaattaaagaataaaagagTGAGCAGCCTGCCCTATACGTTAGACAGTTGAACAGATGTTCGTCAACACTGAAAGTAACTGTATGGCACCGGTTATAGCTGTTGTGCAGAACAGGGGAGGGATCAACGAGGGAATATCCTTTTCCAAAAGCACAAATCAGCtacaacatcttttttttttttaaagaaggaaaaaacagcagccccccctgcccaaccacaaaaacagaagaagaaaagcaagatttaAAACAGAGTAGTTTTAAAGAGAGGCTTCTGCTATGTTTACAGAGAATACAATAGAGTTCTCAGATCAATGTTAAAGCTGCCTGCAAAtccaaaagcactttaaaattgCCTACCTAATACTTGCTAATAAGAAGAAGGTTGTACATGGGAGCTCAAGCAATCCGATTAAAGGTGCAGTCAGGGTCCTCCTCAGCAGAGATGCGGGGATGGATATCCAGAGATCAGCAAATCGGAAAGCCTCGATGAATTTAAGAGACGAAGGCTGCCACaatgccctgctgctgctgcagcatcctgGTTTGAAGAACAGTGTATCGATTTGATTTTCCTCACATATGAGGAGGGTCAGAGCAGGGGCGTTGCTAAGAGCCATTAAAGAGGCCTGCCTACTCAGTCACAGCCTGGGGATGCTGTTTATCTCGCCCATCTGCAGTCTGGTTTCGTGCATGTTTCCTCAGCCTTGCGCTGTACACCCTACAGTCTCAGTTTTACTCCACCTAGTCTGCATCAACCCAAACTGCACCAAGCATCCCAGTGCCAGATAGTTCGAAATACAAATAGAGGGACTTCACCAGACTTCACTCTGTTAAACAAAGGTAACAGAAATGACCACGCATCTcgtttatttttaatcacaaagcagaagcaaatcctttttctccctgttctgCATCACGATGCTAACAGGCTTAGAGtgtgaaaaaataattcctcctcttccctgttcAAGTGCTGATATAAAGTTTCAACAAGGGGACAATAGGATGAAAAGTCAAGGAGGAGAAGGCAGGTAGTAGAATATTATTATCACCCTATCGTTAGTATATATTAGGCTATCAAATAGTGCAATAGTGTCCCGAGAACACAACTTGAACCACTAAAAACAAGGGGAAATCATGGAAAACTAGCAAACCTACTATAAAGCACAAGGATCGTATTTTCTGCTGGTATGAGTCAGCATACCTCCAGTGATAGGAGGGAGCTATGCCCATGTACAGTAGTTTAAATTTTGATTATACCACTGcagtggtgggagaggagagaaggaaagttaAGACAAGAGACTTTTCTTCTGGTCTGATTTGCACAGATTTAtcctttattaaataaaatcattttgcTCCCCTCTGAGTTGCACCAGACTTTGTCAAATGTCTTTCATCCACGCTGTATTATCTACCCTGCTACGAAATAGTTCCTTTTTGCCAAGTGATTCATGCTCAGCTTAATATGAAAGGAGGCTGATAAACCTGAGGTGGATTCACAGTCGGCTTTGCGAACAGAAGTCcttctgctgtatttaaaaagaaaaaaaaaggggaaaggaataCAGCTCCTTGTATATCTAACTCATAATGGTCTCTTCATCCATTACTTTCTCGTTTTTAGACCATGAATTCTCAGATTTATACTGCTTTGGATGCTGCGGGGCTTGAGCAGACTGAAGAGATGAAAAATTTAATAGATCACCTAATTCACTGGTGTCCTCCACAGGCATTTCTTTTAGTGCTTTCCCTTCTCTGCACTGGTAGTTTTAAAACCTTATGAAATATTTGATTACATAACTCAGAGCATGCTACGTGACAGGGCCACCACTTGAGCACTTTCCATCCCAGCGAACATGCTGTTGAAGGCACAGCAAATGCGCAGGAACCAAGACTGCAAACCAAGCCTGGAGATCGGAGGAGGAGTAAAATGCAGCTGCAACAGTAAAAGGCAGGACATGAGTTTGACGTGCTTTCCATTCAAGCAACTGTTAAGGGCCAGGCCTTACACTCCTCAGGCAGTCCCACAAAGCTTTATTTTGCACTTTCAGATCTTTTTGTGTTCTTCTGTTTAGAAGGGAGCTACCTAGGTTGCTTGGCTGTTTCTGGTCACACAAGGGTGTTCAGTGCTCCCTGGTAATGAGATTTCATGAAAGCCACCTACCTTTGCATCAGCCTCTGACCCCGTTTCCTAACTTGGGGCCAGGCACGGGTAATTTAACTCTCCTAAGCTGCAGAGCAGAGGTCTCCCCCTTCACAGATGTTGGCTATGCAACCTGTTCTCGAGGGACTGTTCCATACTGTGAAAGCTGAAAAGCAAGCTTAGCCATCAATATCAATTTTTAATAAGGCTTTGAAAaccaggaaagctgcagagggtTGGAAACATGCCAGCCCTCCCCCCCCATATTTCCAAAGTACAAGTAATCAAATTATAAGTCTGTTTCTGTGCCATCAATCCTGGGAAAAACAAtggaatgaattaatttttttaaagcgaTAGTGTTGATGCAATTTACTAAAAGCTCTGCAATACATTAGAGCTGGCTACTGCACGACACGTTGATTAGGGAACTAAAGTGACTCCAAAACAACATGACACATTAAAGAGATTAAAGCTGACTAACTAGTAGATCCTATAACAtgactgtaactgaaaaatcattaATGATTGCgtatatttttattcagtttgtaCAAGAATGTGTTCCCAGGCCTGCACTATTTAATATGTTATTAGAAGTCACAAAAAAAGCCCAGACTCCCAAGAAGATCCCAGCTTAAGCAAGCTGTGATGAATAAACAACAAAGATAAAGAAAACTCCTTGAAAGCAGTCTACCTGGAAGCAGGCAAAAATGTGTCTCATTGCAGCCAAAGTCTAGCCATCTTCAGAACACTGCTTTTCAGAACATAGCACTCTGTCCTATGAAAATGCAGATGTTAAGAAAAAATGCAGAGGGTGATGGAAGATAAGCAGGTGGGCACAGAAGCTGGGTAAGACACTGTGACTGAAAGTCTTGGCTGAATAAAACAAGAGCTGCAACAGCAATGGGAATATCCTATCCAGTTCTGCAATCGCCCTCCAGAAAAAGTGGTGAAAGAATGAAGTAAATTCAAATAGTCACTTCAGTAACCAGAGGACTGAAAATTAGAGCCTTTACAGTAACCACTTCAGAAGGATTATCTGTTTAGCTCGTCAAAACTAGAAGTTAAGAAATGGCAAGCACATGTGGCTACAAAGCAAAGAAGAACTGAAGGAACTTGAGTTGCTTCTGTTGGACACAGGCATATTAAAGCCTGATGGCTAGAAATGTAATGTGTGGAAGAAAGGGGCAGGTTTTCAGCAGCAAAGGTACTACCATTAGAACACTTCGCCTACTGCTTCCAATGGATTTTGTCCTcttatttttcttggaaacacAAGATTGGAACTTATGACTAAAAATAGAGATGAAGCTTGAATTCTTGAAGTAGGATTTCATGCCTGTAAGCGCTATGGCTCATCTTATGCTTTCAGATAATCACAATATTACcctataaatttaaaaatctttgaaaatctaTAAACAAATGctgccaacaacaaaaaaacctgacatTAATTAGCTCACTACCCACGTTTAGATCTAGGGTAACTCAATAGGTTTCAGTGTCTTCCAGCTGGAACACATAGGGAAAAGTAAAACTTATCCTGCTACAGAGCAACCCTTAATCTTTGTTAGATGCACTGTTTGGCAATTCCCTCCTTAGAAAGAGCCTGGTATTTCAGCCATCCCAAAGCACTATCTTTCAAAGTATGCTGGGTCAATTCCCATCAGACAAAGCTATCCAGCAATTAGAATAACTGGGAAGTCCAAGCTCCATTTCCCAGGTCTGCCACTGTGCAATAATGGACctttcataacaaaaaaaaaaaaaaaaaatcaggaaattttgCAAAGCTATAAAACAGTTTACAACACCTCCCTTCACAAGGAAATTTCTGAAGAGCTGCTGAAAAATGCTCCCTGCATATACGCCTATGTCATGATGTCACATTTTCTAGAGTTGCAGAGAGGCTGCTAAGATTCAATACAAGCTCAGTGCAAGTACAGGGCCTTTTTCAGGGCGCCGCAAGGCCAGGGAAGTGCTCTGTAGACCCTTGGTTTTATTCACGGCCTTGCTTTGTCATAAGATACCTGGAGATGTTCTACACAAGGGAACTAGTcagactcagggaaaaaaagaagctattgtAATATTGCCATCTTTTTAGCTGTGCAAACCAGGTGGCAGAGATATCAGAACCAGGgtacattaattttaaaaattctaactTCCCCATTCATTTGAAATCTAAAATCTGGAGAGCCTCGAAGACAAAAAGTGTTAACTTAAGCAAGTATCTTCTCCTCCACCTGCAAAAAGATTTCTTTGCCAGCTCTGAAGATGTTAAGTCCCAAGCAAGTGCATAGTTTGAACACCTCAAATTTGGGattaaaagcaaagtaattcAGGAAGGAAGGACCTTCCTATTTGTGGGACAGAACAGAATACACCGACGCTCCAGTCTGCGGAACAAGGCAGCTCCTAAGGCTGCCAGGACCAGAAGTGTTTCTGGGATTCACAAGTCATTGACCACCTTCCAGGCAGCTTGCCAGCAGAAAGTTACCACTTACCACTGGAAACCAACTCCCGTGGATATAATTGCCAGCATTCCTGATATTCAATACAACCTTGGAAGTGAATTGTGCATTTTAATTCTCAGGATCTTTTGTGCTGAATTGACAGACTCCTTGAAAGAAAACCAACACATTTCATCACATCAATTTTTTATCTGTCCCCAATAAGCACAATACCTTCTGAGAACTACCTTGGTTTGAAAATTACATATTGCGATACACATTTaccagaagaacagaaaagaagtaatatctttatttcactgaaatataGGTCCAAACAGACAGCAAGATttacaaccaaccaaccaaacaagatCAAATCCCTTAACTAAATAAATGCTTCTTATGATTAGGGATTTAGCTTGGCTGTCAGGGACTTTTTCAAGAGTTGCTGTCCTAAGGACTAGCACACCCTGGCACACTTTCTACCAGCAAACCATGTTCAACACAGAAGCAAAGGAGAGGATTCTTACAAGGCCCAGACCTGATCCTAGGCAGCCCATGTCCTTCAGGGATTGCTTTTCCAGGACCAACATCTGGGCAGGTCATTTACATCACTTCAACCTTCAAGCGTGCTACTGTTCAGCATACCTTTGCCACAGATAGGAGCACCTGCTTCCACCCTGACAGGCAGCAGTGACCTTCTCATGTTGCCACGTGGGAGGCAAGCAGACAACGCGGTGCAGGTCAGAAGGCCCAAAAAGAACACAACCTTTCAGATGCCAgcctaaaaacattttaaatttgtattttagtttCAGAACCAAGTGACTGGAAGTTTTAGCAGCTGTCATTTGCTTTTCGTTCCAAATATAAATGCAGAGCTAGCCAAAGCTCCTTGCCAAACACAAATCAAGACACTGCAGCAGGCTGAGAACATGTCTATTCCTCACCCATGAGCAGATCACAAGCTACAATTACTGACTGCATCATATGGAGGACGCCCATTTCTCTTTAATGGAATAGAAGCATTGAACCATATAACATACATATGCAGGACTTGAAAGAGGAACACAAGGTCAAGCCTGCAACTAGACTGCAATAGGTCCTGTAATTTAGATCTATGCATAACATGGCCAAGGCTGTAACTAACATTTTTCTGCTCTAGGCAAATATATATTGAAGAGAGATGAGGTCCTACAGTCACAAAGTAAATCTGAGCTATATAAACGGATCTACAAGCAGTAAATCTGTGAGCAGTATATTT includes:
- the TAGLN3 gene encoding transgelin-3, coding for MANRGPSYGLSREVQEKIEQKYDPELESRLVNWIIVQCGEQIEHPPPGRQHFQTWLMDGTLLCKLINSLHPKGNEPIAKISESKMAFKQMEQISQFLKAAEIYGVRTTDIFQTVDLWEGKDMAAVQRTLMALGSLAVTKDDGCYKGDPSWFHRKAQQNRRGFSEEQLRQGQNVIGLQMGSNKGASQSGMTGYGMPRQII